In Armatimonadota bacterium, a single genomic region encodes these proteins:
- a CDS encoding family 20 glycosylhydrolase, which yields MFGVAFAVAAFAPEVPPLIPLPQSQKVISVEPFEVKADTRINADATLFATSELKGIFPAFTLSAAPTRAVNQVNFRREPSFKPEQYVLNVAKNRVDIAYGDPTGALYAVETLRQLTTQNKILGYRIEDKPRFSWRGWHLDVSRHFFTVAEVKRSLDQMARYKLNRFHWHLVDDGGWRIALDRYPELTKKGAYRKEEPWSYSKINLTGDTKAYGGFYTKQDIREVVAYATERGITVVPEIEMPGHTLPSIHAFPSLGCRDAKKYPDNTWTTNVYCAGKDQTFQFLEDVLNEVFEMFPSQWIHIGGDEVDKKWWRECPDCQARIREEMLKDENGLQSYFIRRIEKIINSNGRSMIGWDEILEGGLAPNATVMSWRGIEGGVAAAKSGHEVVMTPTSHCYFDFAYASTSTEHVYSWDPVPAGLTPKESEKILGGQANVWTEWIPDIRRYDLMVWPRMLAMSEVLWSSAPKDYAAFSKRVDASYPMLEQMGINYYLEEPAVETSFIFSKTPVVYSGLQFSRPVFVQTDPQAPAAQWAQLVTQEIPANKGLYLAHKRRDGSLGDIAELYRSDRVNPLPSGVGQPGLNVSFWEGTFKSCSDFDELSPKGSGVASQISLVARPRANNYGLRFTGRIRFPGRKFKLFLTSDDGAVLRLNGIKVINHDLGHAESTKSVGIEVADGIYEFDLRYFEAGGASSRRLEVEGNGLKRQPVPESWFSR from the coding sequence ATGTTTGGCGTCGCTTTTGCCGTGGCTGCTTTTGCCCCCGAAGTTCCTCCTTTGATTCCTTTACCCCAGAGTCAAAAGGTCATTTCGGTCGAGCCGTTTGAAGTCAAAGCTGACACGCGAATCAATGCCGACGCGACACTTTTTGCCACCTCCGAACTCAAAGGTATTTTTCCAGCGTTCACTCTCAGTGCTGCGCCAACTCGCGCCGTCAACCAAGTTAACTTTCGTCGCGAACCATCCTTCAAGCCGGAACAGTACGTTCTCAACGTCGCGAAGAATCGAGTCGATATTGCCTATGGCGATCCTACAGGGGCCCTCTATGCGGTCGAAACTCTGCGGCAACTCACGACCCAGAACAAGATTCTTGGCTACCGCATCGAGGACAAACCACGGTTCAGTTGGAGGGGTTGGCATCTTGATGTTTCGAGGCACTTCTTCACCGTTGCCGAAGTTAAGCGGAGCCTCGACCAGATGGCGAGGTACAAACTCAACCGGTTTCACTGGCATTTGGTGGACGATGGAGGTTGGCGAATCGCGCTGGACCGGTATCCAGAACTCACCAAGAAGGGTGCCTACCGTAAGGAAGAACCCTGGAGCTATTCAAAGATCAACTTGACCGGCGACACAAAAGCCTACGGTGGGTTCTACACGAAGCAAGATATTCGCGAGGTAGTTGCCTACGCCACCGAACGGGGCATCACGGTTGTCCCGGAGATTGAGATGCCGGGACACACGCTTCCTAGCATTCACGCCTTCCCTTCCCTTGGCTGTCGGGACGCCAAGAAGTATCCCGACAACACGTGGACGACCAATGTTTACTGCGCGGGGAAGGATCAAACTTTTCAGTTCCTTGAGGATGTTCTCAACGAAGTCTTCGAGATGTTCCCTTCGCAATGGATTCATATCGGCGGTGACGAGGTTGATAAGAAATGGTGGCGAGAGTGCCCGGACTGCCAGGCTCGAATTAGGGAGGAAATGCTTAAGGATGAGAACGGGCTTCAGAGCTACTTCATTCGACGCATCGAAAAGATCATCAACTCCAACGGTCGGAGCATGATCGGATGGGACGAGATTTTGGAGGGCGGCTTGGCTCCGAATGCAACGGTGATGTCCTGGCGAGGAATCGAAGGTGGCGTGGCGGCCGCTAAGTCGGGGCATGAAGTGGTGATGACTCCAACATCTCACTGCTACTTCGATTTTGCTTACGCTTCGACTTCAACCGAGCATGTATACAGCTGGGACCCGGTGCCTGCCGGTCTAACGCCGAAGGAGTCTGAAAAGATTCTCGGTGGTCAGGCCAACGTTTGGACAGAGTGGATCCCTGATATCCGCCGCTATGACCTTATGGTCTGGCCACGCATGCTGGCAATGTCTGAAGTTCTGTGGTCTTCCGCCCCCAAAGACTATGCAGCGTTCTCGAAGCGTGTTGACGCTTCTTATCCGATGCTTGAACAGATGGGTATCAACTACTACCTAGAAGAGCCTGCGGTCGAGACTTCGTTCATTTTCAGCAAGACACCCGTGGTGTACTCTGGTTTACAGTTCAGTCGTCCAGTCTTTGTTCAAACCGATCCCCAGGCTCCGGCTGCTCAGTGGGCACAACTGGTAACCCAAGAGATTCCGGCCAACAAGGGTCTGTATCTGGCCCACAAGCGTCGGGATGGTTCGCTTGGCGACATTGCCGAGCTTTACCGCTCGGATCGAGTGAACCCATTGCCCTCTGGCGTCGGTCAGCCTGGCTTGAATGTGTCTTTCTGGGAAGGAACGTTTAAGTCGTGCTCTGACTTCGACGAGCTCTCGCCGAAGGGCTCGGGGGTTGCTTCGCAGATTAGCCTGGTCGCCCGTCCTCGAGCCAACAACTACGGCTTGCGATTCACCGGTCGGATTCGATTCCCAGGTCGCAAGTTCAAACTTTTCCTGACCTCAGACGATGGGGCCGTCTTGCGTCTGAACGGGATCAAGGTCATCAACCACGACTTGGGCCATGCCGAATCGACCAAGTCGGTTGGAATCGAGGTCGCGGATGGGATTTATGAATTTGACCTGCGCTACTTTGAGGCAGGTGGGGCATCTTCGCGGCGGCTCGAAGTGGAGGGGAACGGTTTGAAACGGCAACCAGTGCCTGAGAGTTGGTTCAGTCGATAG
- a CDS encoding MFS transporter, with amino-acid sequence MSRFLRLFLLMFLEYAICGAYAPTVAVYFQNGGQGGMNATGLQIGALFMLMPLATIFMPPIFGSMADRYVRTDRLLGLLHLLSGLTLYAAAKQTRFELAVVCLGLHALLYAPTVALANSLVFAHVDDHHRQFTPIRIAGTIGWMSAGLGLSLWRLKFNAPVGDLFLLGAALSVLLGAFSLLLPATPPTRASSSRFAFGKAVTLLKNPSFMALVVVGTVASAMWDFYYQFAGGFLSSPTTQALKAALPESYFNPGAAGLGIPLSKLSAFMTIAQVGELLMMLWLPWLIRKLGIKWVLALGLAAWPIRYALFVFFPSSSPALIGLFIHGFCIPCFLIAGFMYTEQVAPPDIRASAQSLFLVLTQGVGRVIGALMAGYSQQVNTTNLPSKISVPGSTDISKLVDWQAMFIVPLGVGLACALVFPFVFKVNNKNELAS; translated from the coding sequence ATGTCGCGCTTTCTCCGCCTGTTCCTGCTCATGTTTTTGGAATACGCGATCTGCGGAGCGTACGCACCGACGGTGGCGGTTTACTTCCAAAACGGGGGTCAGGGAGGCATGAATGCCACGGGGCTCCAGATTGGCGCGCTCTTCATGCTGATGCCGCTGGCAACGATCTTTATGCCTCCGATCTTCGGCTCCATGGCAGATCGGTACGTCCGGACTGACCGGCTGCTTGGACTCCTTCATTTGCTGTCCGGACTGACGCTCTACGCCGCCGCAAAGCAAACTCGGTTTGAACTGGCGGTTGTCTGCCTCGGTCTCCATGCGCTGCTATACGCTCCCACGGTAGCGCTGGCTAACTCTCTCGTTTTCGCCCACGTGGACGATCACCACCGGCAATTCACTCCGATCCGAATTGCTGGAACAATCGGTTGGATGTCTGCAGGACTCGGACTCTCACTTTGGCGCCTAAAGTTCAACGCCCCCGTTGGCGATCTCTTTCTTTTAGGAGCCGCGCTAAGCGTACTCCTAGGAGCCTTTTCGCTTTTGCTGCCTGCAACCCCGCCGACCAGAGCATCGAGTAGTCGCTTCGCGTTCGGGAAAGCCGTTACTCTGCTCAAGAACCCAAGCTTTATGGCGCTAGTTGTCGTGGGAACGGTGGCCTCAGCGATGTGGGACTTCTACTACCAATTCGCAGGAGGTTTCCTGAGTTCGCCAACGACCCAAGCCCTGAAGGCAGCTCTGCCAGAAAGCTATTTCAATCCTGGTGCGGCTGGCCTTGGAATTCCTCTTAGCAAGCTTTCGGCTTTCATGACGATCGCCCAAGTCGGCGAGCTTTTGATGATGCTGTGGTTGCCATGGTTGATCCGAAAGTTAGGCATCAAGTGGGTGCTCGCGCTCGGCCTCGCGGCGTGGCCGATCCGGTACGCCCTATTCGTCTTCTTTCCCTCATCGAGTCCTGCGCTGATCGGGCTGTTTATCCATGGCTTTTGTATCCCATGCTTCCTGATCGCAGGATTCATGTACACGGAGCAGGTCGCTCCTCCCGACATAAGAGCCTCGGCTCAGTCGCTGTTTTTGGTTTTAACTCAGGGAGTTGGCAGAGTCATAGGCGCGTTGATGGCCGGGTATTCGCAGCAAGTGAATACGACCAACTTGCCTTCGAAGATATCGGTGCCGGGTTCAACCGACATCAGCAAACTGGTCGACTGGCAAGCAATGTTTATCGTCCCGTTAGGAGTTGGGTTGGCTTGCGCTCTAGTGTTTCCTTTTGTCTTCAAAGTAAACAATAAAAACGAACTTGCGTCTTAG
- the metG gene encoding methionine--tRNA ligase: MPKTTIVTAIPYVNSTPHIGNILTTLSGDVTARYLRMRGLDVFSVAGTDENGLKIKEAAEAQGRDPHEFTAEIAQRFIEIFDGMGMKFDKFVRTSLPEHRAASQALFAKLQENGYIYTATYEGWYDVSTETYFKEADLVDGKSPDGNEVRWVSEENYFFKLSAFGDRLLAHIEANPDFIIPETRKNEVVSFIKSGLMDQCVSRKNNGWGIPVPGDESQVIYVWFDALINYITATGWPNQGWEDKWPALAQWLGKDILTRFHATLWPAMLLGADLPLPKHVIAHAWILLGDEKISKSKGNVVEPLSLASYTTELAGCSPEVSVDVVRYYITATMGYENDSTFTYDDYHKRYNSDLANDLGNALNRSLAMAHKFVGGIVPDAPVELEVLEAIGKCKAAYESAMDGFRLERAATAGIDVIRFVNKYVDTRAPWALAKAGDPALASVLRSMILCVRAAEGMLQPFMPTVCNEVARQLGVAPSTAWSLIGSPESLPAGTVLNEPQPIFPRIDLSNIPAPEKPAKPEKPKMEETKKPTEESTGIITIDDFAKVQLRVGRVFEAETLEGSDKLLKLQVHIGEEKRQIVAGIRANYSPEDLIGRQVVVVYNLKPAKLRGTESQGMLLAATDENGGAILLQPDRDAPEGTQVR, encoded by the coding sequence ATGCCGAAGACCACCATCGTGACGGCTATTCCGTATGTGAATAGCACTCCGCATATCGGGAATATACTTACCACTCTGTCGGGGGATGTTACGGCTCGCTACCTGCGGATGCGAGGGCTCGATGTTTTTTCGGTCGCGGGGACGGACGAGAACGGGCTGAAGATAAAGGAAGCGGCAGAGGCGCAGGGTCGCGATCCGCACGAGTTTACGGCGGAGATTGCCCAGCGGTTCATTGAGATTTTTGATGGCATGGGAATGAAGTTCGACAAGTTCGTCCGGACTTCCCTTCCCGAGCACCGAGCGGCATCGCAAGCGCTCTTTGCCAAGCTCCAAGAAAACGGCTATATCTACACCGCGACCTACGAGGGTTGGTATGACGTTTCTACAGAGACCTACTTCAAGGAAGCCGACCTGGTGGACGGCAAGAGCCCGGACGGGAACGAAGTTCGGTGGGTTAGCGAGGAGAACTACTTCTTCAAGCTCTCGGCATTTGGCGACCGTCTGCTCGCACACATCGAAGCGAATCCAGACTTTATCATTCCTGAAACGCGTAAGAACGAGGTCGTTAGCTTTATCAAATCTGGACTCATGGACCAGTGCGTTTCGCGAAAGAACAACGGTTGGGGAATCCCAGTTCCGGGCGATGAGTCGCAAGTCATTTATGTCTGGTTCGACGCACTGATCAACTATATCACCGCCACCGGCTGGCCGAATCAGGGCTGGGAAGATAAGTGGCCAGCGCTAGCGCAGTGGCTCGGGAAGGACATTCTCACCAGATTCCATGCAACGCTCTGGCCTGCAATGCTCTTGGGTGCCGATTTGCCTCTTCCGAAGCATGTGATTGCCCATGCATGGATCCTGCTTGGGGATGAAAAGATTTCCAAGTCAAAGGGGAACGTCGTCGAACCTCTGAGCCTGGCCTCCTATACCACCGAACTGGCCGGTTGTTCTCCCGAGGTTTCGGTGGATGTCGTTCGCTACTACATCACGGCAACGATGGGCTACGAGAATGACTCGACGTTTACTTACGACGATTATCACAAGCGATACAATAGCGATTTGGCTAACGATCTGGGCAACGCCTTAAACAGATCGCTCGCAATGGCACACAAGTTTGTCGGGGGAATCGTTCCGGATGCCCCAGTGGAACTCGAGGTGCTTGAAGCGATTGGCAAGTGCAAAGCGGCATACGAATCCGCAATGGACGGGTTCAGACTTGAGCGCGCTGCCACAGCGGGAATCGATGTGATTCGGTTCGTCAACAAGTATGTCGACACCCGCGCCCCATGGGCTCTGGCCAAAGCGGGCGATCCGGCCCTTGCATCAGTTCTGAGGTCGATGATCCTTTGTGTCCGAGCCGCAGAAGGAATGCTCCAGCCATTTATGCCGACAGTCTGCAACGAAGTAGCAAGACAACTAGGCGTCGCGCCATCGACGGCTTGGTCGCTGATCGGCTCACCAGAATCGCTCCCCGCCGGAACAGTTCTGAATGAACCACAACCGATTTTTCCTCGCATCGACCTCTCCAATATTCCTGCACCCGAAAAGCCAGCCAAACCCGAGAAACCCAAGATGGAAGAAACCAAGAAGCCAACCGAAGAATCAACTGGAATCATCACGATCGACGACTTCGCCAAAGTCCAACTCCGGGTCGGAAGGGTTTTCGAGGCCGAGACGCTAGAGGGTAGCGACAAACTGCTCAAACTCCAGGTTCACATAGGAGAAGAGAAGCGCCAGATCGTTGCTGGCATCCGAGCGAACTACTCGCCAGAAGACTTGATCGGGCGGCAGGTCGTGGTTGTGTATAACCTCAAACCAGCCAAGCTACGCGGTACCGAAAGCCAAGGCATGCTCCTTGCGGCAACGGACGAGAACGGCGGAGCCATCCTCCTACAACCTGACCGAGACGCCCCTGAAGGCACGCAGGTCCGCTAA
- a CDS encoding DUF433 domain-containing protein has product MNTIPEELQDILTADPEYVSGAIRFVDTRIPVWILLDYIHEGDSVEEFLDAYPDLSRETVKRVYSWLARQGRDRLGIAS; this is encoded by the coding sequence ATGAATACGATCCCCGAAGAGTTGCAAGATATCTTGACAGCCGATCCTGAGTACGTCTCGGGGGCGATTCGCTTTGTCGACACGCGGATTCCCGTTTGGATACTGCTTGACTACATTCACGAAGGCGACTCTGTCGAAGAGTTCTTAGATGCATATCCAGATCTCTCGCGAGAGACTGTTAAGCGCGTTTACTCTTGGCTCGCTCGCCAAGGGCGAGACAGACTTGGCATCGCGAGCTGA
- the ileS gene encoding isoleucine--tRNA ligase, translated as MDFKSTLHLPDAEATIPMKANLPTLEPSIQAIWDSEAIYHKLQQARKDCPSYVLHDGPPYTNSPIHIGTAMNKILKDFVLKSRQMMGFRTPYVPGFDNHGLPIEQAVMKKFAEKKVTPTIPELRQACRDHAAEYLTIQRDQFRRLGIFGLWEKPYTTMDFRFEAEIVRVFRRLVEKGYVYKGLRPTLWSPTSRTALADTEIEYHDHISKAIYVRFPLKSDPNQELAGFENVYTVIWTTTPWTIPANLACAFHPEFNYDVVKVGGDHFIILQDLVSKVAEKVGWADYTVVKTLEGINFDKMEFKHPIFNRSSLAVMADYVTTEDGTGVVHTAPSHGRDDFFTGQKYNLGVPNTVDERGVLTQEAGEFEGVFYKNCDTVVVDRLQEVGALLRVSDYHHSYPYAERDGQPVIFRATEQWFLSLEHEGLRGRMLDSISEVNWVPTQGQNRIEAMIRNRPDWCISRQRPWGVGIPVFYGKKSRVPVLDPVAIDAVANLVEAEGSDAWFIKDAADILPAGYVHPETGETEFDKETDVLDVWFDSGSTSLAVLEGNVYPEWKENWPADIYLEGSDQHRGWFNTSLILGQATRDGAPYKAVLTHGFVTDGEGRKMSKRLGNVVDPVKACADYGADVVRYWVAGTDYANDVPCSDPILKQFGESYRNIRNALRFLIGNLNGYTLGAPETVLPLDRWFIEQADLLVADCIDAYERFDFGTVMSGVHNFCRQQLSAFYADAIKDRMYCDAEDSAERRSGQQACYEVAEKLIKLIAPVLVHTAEESWLKMHETLGVKSTSVFFETFDAASIDDIEGSELQQRFAAVIAAKQIVNSSFEPYKGTDGIKNSQDVVAKLTVDPTEKKLLESFSVDELSNFFKVSWVELSDGEPAVTFEKSPYNECIRSRVRRPDVAEVEVDGEKVFLSARDRKVLGL; from the coding sequence ATGGACTTCAAATCGACTCTGCACCTCCCTGACGCTGAAGCGACAATTCCTATGAAGGCGAACCTGCCGACCCTGGAGCCGTCGATTCAGGCAATTTGGGATTCAGAGGCGATTTATCACAAACTCCAGCAAGCTCGGAAGGACTGTCCGAGCTACGTCCTCCACGATGGGCCGCCCTACACAAACTCGCCGATCCACATCGGAACGGCGATGAACAAAATCCTTAAGGATTTTGTTCTCAAGAGTCGCCAGATGATGGGTTTCCGGACTCCCTACGTCCCAGGATTTGACAACCATGGCCTCCCCATCGAGCAAGCCGTGATGAAGAAGTTTGCGGAGAAGAAGGTCACCCCCACGATCCCCGAACTCCGACAAGCCTGCAGGGATCACGCCGCCGAGTACCTCACGATCCAACGTGACCAGTTCAGGCGGCTGGGAATTTTTGGCCTCTGGGAGAAGCCGTACACCACAATGGATTTCCGCTTTGAAGCGGAAATTGTTCGCGTTTTCCGACGCTTGGTCGAGAAGGGTTACGTTTATAAAGGTCTCCGTCCCACCCTCTGGAGCCCCACGAGCCGAACCGCTCTTGCCGACACTGAGATCGAGTATCACGATCACATCAGCAAAGCGATCTATGTCAGATTTCCGCTCAAAAGCGACCCAAATCAGGAGCTTGCCGGGTTCGAAAATGTTTACACGGTGATCTGGACCACCACCCCATGGACCATCCCCGCGAACCTTGCGTGCGCATTTCATCCCGAGTTCAACTACGATGTCGTCAAGGTCGGAGGTGACCATTTCATCATCCTCCAAGACCTCGTATCCAAGGTCGCTGAGAAAGTGGGTTGGGCAGACTACACCGTTGTCAAAACCCTCGAAGGTATCAACTTCGATAAGATGGAGTTCAAGCATCCGATCTTTAACAGATCTAGTCTCGCCGTTATGGCCGATTACGTCACCACTGAAGACGGAACCGGCGTCGTCCATACCGCTCCCAGTCACGGTCGCGATGACTTCTTCACCGGCCAAAAGTACAATCTTGGAGTCCCGAATACGGTTGATGAAAGAGGTGTCCTCACCCAAGAAGCGGGCGAATTCGAAGGCGTCTTTTACAAGAACTGCGATACAGTCGTCGTCGATCGACTCCAAGAAGTCGGCGCCCTCCTTAGGGTCAGCGACTACCACCATAGCTACCCCTATGCCGAGCGCGACGGGCAGCCGGTCATCTTCCGCGCCACCGAACAGTGGTTTCTTAGCCTCGAACACGAGGGCCTCCGAGGTCGAATGCTCGACTCGATCAGCGAAGTCAACTGGGTGCCTACCCAAGGTCAGAACCGTATCGAGGCAATGATCCGCAATCGACCCGACTGGTGCATCTCTCGCCAGCGACCATGGGGAGTAGGAATCCCAGTCTTCTACGGCAAGAAAAGTCGGGTTCCGGTACTTGACCCGGTTGCCATCGACGCGGTTGCCAACCTTGTCGAAGCAGAGGGCTCAGATGCTTGGTTCATCAAAGATGCCGCCGACATTCTTCCCGCGGGCTACGTCCATCCGGAAACCGGGGAGACCGAATTCGACAAGGAGACCGACGTCCTGGACGTCTGGTTCGACTCTGGCTCCACGTCGCTCGCTGTCCTCGAAGGCAACGTCTATCCCGAATGGAAAGAGAATTGGCCAGCCGACATCTACCTCGAAGGCTCTGACCAGCACCGAGGCTGGTTCAATACCTCCCTTATCCTTGGTCAGGCCACCCGGGATGGAGCGCCGTACAAAGCCGTTCTCACGCACGGCTTCGTGACGGACGGTGAGGGCCGCAAAATGTCCAAACGCCTCGGCAACGTCGTTGACCCGGTCAAAGCCTGTGCCGACTATGGCGCCGACGTTGTCCGCTACTGGGTCGCCGGAACGGACTACGCTAATGACGTTCCTTGCTCCGACCCAATCCTCAAGCAGTTCGGTGAGAGCTACCGCAACATCCGCAACGCTCTGCGGTTCCTGATCGGGAATTTGAACGGTTACACACTGGGTGCTCCAGAAACCGTTCTCCCACTCGATCGCTGGTTTATCGAGCAAGCCGATCTTTTGGTTGCCGATTGCATCGACGCCTACGAACGGTTCGACTTCGGAACGGTCATGTCTGGCGTTCACAATTTCTGCCGCCAGCAACTCTCGGCTTTTTACGCCGATGCGATCAAGGACCGAATGTACTGCGACGCGGAGGACTCCGCCGAGCGGAGATCGGGCCAACAAGCCTGCTACGAAGTGGCAGAAAAGTTGATCAAGCTCATCGCCCCGGTCCTCGTCCACACCGCCGAAGAGAGCTGGCTGAAGATGCACGAGACTCTTGGCGTCAAATCGACTTCGGTCTTCTTCGAAACCTTTGACGCCGCAAGCATCGACGACATCGAAGGTAGCGAGCTACAGCAACGCTTCGCCGCAGTCATCGCCGCAAAGCAGATTGTCAACAGCTCCTTCGAACCGTACAAGGGAACCGACGGGATTAAGAATTCGCAGGACGTGGTCGCCAAACTCACAGTCGATCCAACTGAGAAGAAGCTCCTTGAAAGCTTTTCCGTCGATGAACTTTCGAACTTCTTCAAAGTGAGCTGGGTTGAATTAAGTGATGGTGAGCCTGCGGTGACATTCGAGAAATCGCCATACAATGAGTGCATCCGCTCTCGGGTCCGACGTCCTGATGTTGCTGAAGTCGAAGTCGACGGCGAGAAGGTCTTCTTGAGTGCACGCGACCGAAAGGTGCTCGGTCTTTGA
- the lspA gene encoding signal peptidase II: MKSRLPLFWIITILMVLVDQGIKAWTRNTLMVGQYWDGGPWKGVLEFTLSYNKGIAFGMFQGSALAMAPVAILIAGFAVYSIHKNRNESKWGTVALALLASGAIGNLIDRVANEKGVTDMFLVRLANLTGGKLNDFPVFNWADSCITVSMIMLFLSWGKPAKDDQTEVLEPREEAL, encoded by the coding sequence TTGAAGTCTCGTCTGCCTCTCTTCTGGATCATCACGATCCTGATGGTGCTTGTCGACCAAGGAATCAAAGCATGGACGCGGAACACCCTGATGGTCGGGCAGTACTGGGACGGAGGGCCGTGGAAAGGTGTTCTTGAGTTCACGCTGAGCTACAACAAAGGGATTGCGTTCGGCATGTTCCAGGGTTCGGCTCTGGCGATGGCCCCGGTGGCGATACTAATTGCCGGCTTCGCGGTCTACTCAATCCACAAGAACCGGAATGAGTCGAAGTGGGGAACGGTTGCACTGGCTCTGCTCGCCAGTGGCGCGATAGGAAACCTTATCGACCGAGTCGCCAACGAGAAGGGTGTGACCGACATGTTTCTGGTGCGCCTGGCAAACCTTACTGGCGGAAAGCTGAACGACTTCCCAGTCTTCAACTGGGCCGACAGTTGCATTACCGTCAGCATGATCATGCTTTTTCTGAGTTGGGGAAAGCCAGCCAAAGATGATCAGACTGAAGTGTTGGAGCCTCGCGAAGAAGCATTGTAG
- a CDS encoding DUF554 domain-containing protein has translation MKGTFVNTGTVVLGSALGLLVGRLLPTNAQDIALSGIGLVNLALGVKMFLPSKNLILVAACIAIGGILGMLIGVQASLESLSIWAKDVVGGRGRFSEGLLTASILFCVGPMTILGCIQDGLEGRSELLGLKSTLDGVAAFFLAASLGVGVLFSAVIVLLVQGTITLLASRLKWLRENEELLNEFTAVGGLMILSIGISLLGLKQLPTANYLPGLLLVPVAYKLYNASSRGSNTSV, from the coding sequence GGTAGGGCGGCTATTGCCGACGAATGCTCAAGACATCGCCCTCTCAGGCATTGGCTTGGTCAATCTGGCTCTCGGAGTCAAGATGTTCTTGCCATCCAAGAACCTGATTCTCGTCGCGGCGTGCATCGCTATAGGCGGAATTCTTGGCATGCTAATCGGGGTTCAGGCGAGCCTGGAAAGTCTTTCTATCTGGGCGAAGGATGTCGTTGGTGGACGCGGGAGATTTAGTGAAGGTCTGCTGACGGCGTCGATTCTATTCTGTGTAGGACCGATGACGATTCTAGGGTGCATCCAGGACGGACTAGAAGGACGCTCGGAACTGCTGGGGCTGAAATCAACACTGGACGGAGTTGCTGCGTTCTTCCTTGCAGCATCGCTCGGAGTCGGAGTTCTTTTCTCGGCGGTGATTGTTCTCCTCGTCCAGGGAACCATTACTCTGTTGGCATCGCGCCTTAAGTGGTTACGCGAAAACGAGGAACTGCTGAACGAGTTCACCGCAGTGGGCGGGCTAATGATCCTTTCAATCGGAATCAGTTTGTTGGGACTAAAGCAATTACCGACCGCAAACTATCTACCAGGATTGCTCCTCGTTCCCGTCGCTTACAAGCTCTACAATGCTTCTTCGCGAGGCTCCAACACTTCAGTCTGA